A section of the Flavobacterium sp. CG_23.5 genome encodes:
- a CDS encoding DUF4296 domain-containing protein has translation MKKIIILLTIVFVFVSCKDEVVKKPNRLIEKETMVNIMYDLSVLDAIKYQNPASLDTFKINPTQYIYKKYKIDSLQFARSNVYYASNYKDYSDVVDQINARLTKNKASITALIKAEAKKKKAIKKPILPKSKAIDSSQVL, from the coding sequence ATGAAGAAAATAATTATACTTTTAACGATTGTATTTGTGTTTGTAAGCTGTAAGGATGAGGTGGTTAAAAAGCCAAATCGTCTTATAGAAAAGGAAACAATGGTTAATATTATGTATGATTTGTCAGTTTTGGACGCAATCAAATATCAAAATCCTGCGTCCTTGGATACTTTTAAAATAAATCCAACTCAATATATTTATAAAAAATATAAAATAGACAGCCTTCAATTTGCACGAAGTAATGTTTACTACGCTTCTAATTATAAAGATTATTCGGATGTAGTTGATCAGATAAACGCCCGATTAACTAAAAATAAAGCATCAATAACTGCCCTTATAAAAGCTGAAGCGAAGAAAAAGAAAGCAATAAAAAAACCAATTTTACCAAAAAGTAAAGCCATAGATTCTAGCCAAGTACTATAA